A window of Streptomyces sp. Je 1-332 genomic DNA:
CGGAGTCCACCCGCTGTTTCAGCAGCCGAGACCACGGTGCTCACGACGGGTCGGAAGGCAAGACGGCTCAAAAAGGGTGCACGCCCACCGGGGTCGCGGGCAGCGGGCCGTACCCCTCCGCGATGCGCTGGTGGTACGTGTCGCGGTCGATGACCTCAAGACCGACGATCTCCCAGGGCGGGAGCTGCGCGCTCTGCCGGTGCTCGCCCCAGAGGCGGAGCGCGACCGCGGCGGCGTCGTGCAGGTCGCGGGCCTCTTCCCAGTAGCGGATCTCCGCGTGGTCGGGCGCATACCTGCTGGTCAGCAGGAAGGGGTGGTCGTGGGCGAGCTGTTCGAGGCCCCGCCTGACCTCCTTGAGCGGGGCTTCGCCCCCCGAGACGCTCAGGGTGACGTGCCACAGACGGGGCGCGTCCACCGTCTCGCCCTCCTGCCTCTCGTCCTTCTCCCCCGCCGCTCGCGTGTCACCGGTATACGTCGCCCCCGCTGCGACGCTGGTCAGGGACCGCTCAGCCGGCGCGCGGGACGACGCTCCCGGGCGCACTCGTCTCACGACGGCCTCCTCTACGCAATGGTGGTGCGGATACGCAATGGTCGTGCGGAAGTGTCTGGAACAAAGTTGAGCAGGCCAAGCGCCCCCGCGGGGCGGTTTTGGGGAGTTTCACCTCGCGGTGGCCAGTCGTCGCACGGCGTTCGCGCCTGTTTTCGGCCGAGGGCCCGAGCCCGCCAAGAGCTCAGTCGTGCAGCAGGACCAGGTCGTCGCGGTGCACGACTTCCCGCTCGTACGCCGGTCCGAGCTCCCGCGCGAGATCCCGCGTGGAGCGGCCGAGGAGCTGGGGCAGCTCCTTGGCGTCGAAGTTCACCAGGCCGCGCGCCACGGCCCGCCCCGCGGCGTCCCGCAGCTCGACCGGGTCGCCCGCGGCGAAGTCTCCCTCGACCGCCGCGATCCCGGCGGGCAGCAGCGATTTGCGCCCCTCGACGACCGCGCGCACGGCCCCGTCGTCGAGCGTCAGCGCGCCCCGCGGCTCGGAGGCGTGCTGGAGCCACAGGAGCCGGTCCCCGGAGCGGCGGCCCGTGCGGTGGAAGTACGTGCCGGTGTCGCGGCCCGCGAGGGCGTCGGCGGCCTGGCTCGCGGAGGTCAGGACCACCGGGATACCGGCCGCCGCGGCGATCCGCGCGGCCTCGACCTTGGTGACCATGCCGCCGGTGCCGACGCCCGCCTTGCCCGCGCTGCCGATCTGGACGTGCGCTATGTCGGCGGGGCCGGTGACCTCGGAGATCCGGGAGGTGCCCGGCCTGGCGGGGTCGCCGTCGTAGAGGCCGTCCACGTCGGAGAGCAGGACGAGGAGGTCGGCGTGGACGAGGTGGGCGACGAGGGCGGCGAGCCGGTCGTTGTCGCCGAAGCGGATCTCGTCCGTCGCCACGGTGTCGTTCTCGTTCACGACCGGCAGCGCGCCCATCGCCAGGAGCTGGTCGAAGGTGCGCGAGGCGTTGCGGTGGTGGGCGCGCCGCGCCATGTCGTCGGAGGTGAGGAGCACCTGCCCGACGCGTACGCCGTACCGGGCGAAGGAAGCGGTGTAGCGGGCCATGAGAAGGCCTTGGCCAACGCTGGCGGCCGCCTGCTGCCTCGCCAGGTCCTTGGGCCGCCTACGCAGCCCCAACGGCGAGAGCCCGGCGGCGATGGAGCCGGACGACACGAGCACGATCTCGCGCTCGCCGCCGCTGCGGCTCTTGGCGAGCACGTCAACGAGGGCGTCAACGCGATCGGCGTCCAGGCCCCCCGACGCGGTGGTCAGGGACGAGGACCCGACCTTGACGACAACCCTGTGGGCCTCTGCGACGCCCTGCCTTGCCCCAGCCACGACTTCCCCAATTGATCCCGAAGATCCCATTCCCTGCCGGACCAGCAATCTACGCGAGGTGGCGCGTGGGACGCCCATCCATTTCGCGGAGCGGACCGGCCAGGGGCCGAAGGCTCGTCCGAGGCGAATCCCGGCCCCGGGGCTCAGTACCTTTGCCCCTTTATCCGGTGATTGTCGTCACGGAAGATTGCTACAGAGCCACGGCACGTCATACGGTCAGTGGTCGTCTTCCCTGACTTCCCCCCATCCGATCCCCCCGATCCCCCGCCAGGAGCCCAAGCCCGTGCCCTCTGCCGGACTCGCACCCCGCCGCATCGTGCAGCTCTCCGCGCTGTTCGCGATGTTCGCGCTCTTCACGGCCCAGCTCGTCAGCGCGCTGGTCCCGTATGTACCGGTGTTCATCGCCGCGTCGGCGGCGAACCTCGCGCTCGATGTCTACCTGCAGTACAAACAGCCGGGCCTCCTCTCCCTCCTGGGCAAGATCCGCTTCGATGTCACGGTCAGGCAGCTCCTGCGCGACATGCTGATCCTGGTCGGCCTGCTGCGCATCGACGGCATCGAGCCGCTCTCCGAGCAGTCGCCGCTGACGATCTCGCTGCTCGCGTTCTACTTCCTGCACTTCGGCTGCCAGGCCACCGCCATACTGGTGCGCCGCGCCCGCCAGCTGCCGATCGTCACCCGCAACATCGACGCGTCCGCGCTGCACCTGACCGCGGCCCCGCCGCGGATCCTCGCGCGCCGCCAGGCCCACCGCCTGCTGACGTTCTCGGTCCCCGCCACGGCAGGTCTGATGGTCACCGCGGCCACCACCGAGGCGTATTGGGGCGGCATCGGCCTCGGGATCTCCATCGCCCTGATGGGCATCGGCGCGATCTACCTCGCCACGTGGCTGCTCCCCAAGAAGCGCGCGAAGAACGACGAGAAGGTCATGGAGTGGCTGGACAACTGGCTGGCCGACTACCAGCCGTCCGTCGCGATGTACTTCTCGGGCGGCTCCACGTCCGCGTACCAGGCGAACATGTGGCTCTCCACGCTCTCCGAGCTCGACGGCAAGCCGCTGATCGTGCTGCGTGAGCGGTTCATGGTGCAGAAGATCGACGCGACCGACGTCCCGATCATCTGCTTCCCGAAGGTCGCGACGATGTTCTCCCTGGAGACGTCGACGCTGAAGATGATGCTGCACCCGGCGAACGCCGCGAAGACCTCGCAGGTGCTGCGCATCCCCACGATCAAGCACGCCTTCATCAACCACGGCGAGAGCGACAAGCTGTCCTCCTGCAACCCGTACGCGAAGGCGTACGACGAGGTGTGGGTGGCGGGCCCCGCCGCGCGCGACCGCTACCAGGCCGCGGACGTCGGCGTCGAGGACAAGGACGTGGTCGAGGTCGGCCGCCCCCAGCTGTCCCCGATCCTGCGGTCGACGGGCGCCCCCACGGGCCCCTTCACGACCGTGCTGTACGCCCCCACCTGGGAGGGCTGGGACGGCAACCCCGGCAACACGTCGGTGACCCTCGCGGGCGAGAACATCGTCCGGCAGCTGCTCGCCGACCCCGGCGTCCGGCTCATCTACAAGCCGCACCCGATGACCGGCTCGCAGGACCCGCGCGCCGGCGCCGCCGACGAGCGCATCAAGACGATGATCCGCGAGGCCGCCGCCAAGCGTTCCGGCGAGCGTCCCGGCCAGGACTCCCTGGCCGAACTGGCACGCCGCACCGGCGAGTTGGACCGGCTGACCTCGACCGCGTTCCGCAAGAGCGTGGACGAGATGGAGCGGATGATGCTCCAGGGCACGCCCGACGGCGACCAGCAGGCCGCGGTCGCCGAGGCGACGGCGGCGTGGGAGGCGGCGTACTGGGCGTCGTTCCCCGAGTGGGAGCACCAGATCATCACCACCGCGCGCCCCGCGATCTTCTCCTGCTTCAACCAGGCGGACCTGCTGATCAGCGACGTCTCCTCGGTCGTCTCCGACTGGCTGACGAGCGAGAAGCCGTACGCGGTCGCCAACACCTCCGGCATGTCCGAGGCGGACTTCCGCTCGGGCTTCCCGACGGTGAGCGCCGCGGCGATCCTCTCCCCGACCGCCGAGGGTGTCCCCGACCTCCTTGAGGCCGTCCGCTCCCCGGAGAAGGACACGCACGCCGAGGCCCGCGCGGCGCTCAAGGAGCACCTCCTCGGCCCCTCGGACCCGCCCTCGCTGGCCCGCTTCAACGACGCGGCCCTCGCGCTCGCGGCCAGGGCCGACGAGCGCCGTCTTCGCATGGCCACCCGCATCGACGCGGAGATCCCCGGCCAGCGTGCGGCGCAGGACGCGGCGGAGGAGATGGAATCCGACCCGACGGAACCGAACCCGAACGGCGCGGAAGACTCCGTCACGGCGTAGTAGGGCGCCCCCAGGCGCGGAGAAGGGCCCCGGAGCTTCGGCTCCGGGGCCCTTCTCTTCATGCGTCACTGCGGGCGCTTCGTGGCTGGTCGCGCAGTTCCCCGCGCCCCTTACGGGGCCAGGGACTAGAACGGATCGAAGTCGTCGTACGCCTTCTCCGCCTCGTCCCGCTCCGCGTCCCGGTCCCTGCGGCGCTGAGCAGCGGGACGGGGCGCCTCCAGGCGGTGGTCCTCGCCGCGGCGGCCGAGCATCTCCGCGCCGGCCATCACCGTGGGCTCCCAGTCGAAGACGACCGCGTTGTCCTCGGGGCCGATGGCGACGCCGTCACCCGTGCGGGCGCCCGCCTTCATCAGCTCTTCCTCGACGCCGAGGCGGTTGAGCCGGTCCGCGAGGTAGCCGACGGCCTCGTCGTTGTTGAAGTCGGTCTGGCGCACCCAGCGCTCCGGCTTCTCGCCGCGCACGCGGTAGATGCCGTCGTCGCCGAGCTTGACGGTGAAGCCCGCGTCGTCCACGGCCTTGGGGCGGATGACGATACGGGTCGCCTCCTCCTTCGGCTTCGCGGCACGCCCCGCGGCCACGATCTCGGCGAGCGCGAAGGAGAGCTCCTTGAGCCCCTTGTGCGCCACGGCCGACACCTCGAAGACGCGGTAGCCGCGGGCCTCCAGGTCGGGGCGGACCAGGTCGGCGAGGTCCTGGCCGTCCGGTACGTCGATCTTGTTGAGGACGACGACACGCGGGCGGTTCTCCAGGCCCGCGCCGTACTCACGCAGCTCGGCCTCGATGATGTCGAGGTCGGAGACGGGGTCACGGTCGGACTCGAGGGTCGCCGTGTCCAGGACGTGCACCAGGACGCTGCACCGCTCGACGTGCCGCAGGAACTCCAGGCCAAGGCCCTTGCCCTGGCTCGCGCCCGGGATCAGGCCCGGTACGTCGGCGATGGTGTAGACGGTCGAACCGGCCGTCACCACACCGAGGTTGGGGACCAGCGTCGTGAACGGGTAGTCCGCGATCTTCGGCTTGGCCGCGCTCAGGACCGAGATCAGCGAGGACTTGCCCGCGCTCGGGTAACCCACGAGCGCGACGTCCGCGACGGTCTTGAGCTCCAGGACGACGTCGCCCTCGTCGCCCGGCTCGCCGAGCAGCGCGAAGCCGGGCGCCTTGCGGCGGGCCGAGGCGAGCGCGGCGTTGCCGAGGCCGCCGCGACCGCCCTGCGACGCGACGTACGTGGTGCCCTGGCCGACCAGGTCGGCGAGGACGTTGCCCTGCTTGTCGAGGATGACGGTGCCGTCCGGCACGGGCAGGACCAGGTCCTGGCCGTCCTTGCCGGAGCGGTTGTCACCGGCGCCGGGGGCGCCGTTGGTGGCCTTGCGGTGCGGGGAGTGGTGGTAGTCGAGCAGCGTCGTGACCGACTGGTCGACGACCAGGATCACGTCACCGCCACGGCCGCCGTTACCGCCGTCGGGACCGCCGAGCGGCTTGAACTTCTCACGGTGGACGGAGGCACAGCCGTGGCCCCCGCTACCCGCGGCGACATGCAGCTCGACGCGGTCCACGAAGGTGGTCATGGGATGTGCCTCCAGAAACTTACGGAATGTCAGGGGCGAAATGCACCTAGGTGTAACACGCGAAGGGCGGACCCGCTTCCCGAAAGGGAAGTGAGGTCCGCCCTCGCAAAGAACCCGTTCTACAGAAGCCTGGTTCAGGCGACCGGAACGATGTTCACGACCTTGCGGCCACGGTGGGTGCCGAACTCGACCGCACCGGCGGCCAGCGCGAACAGCGTGTCGTCCTTGCCACGGCCGACGCTCGAGCCGGGGTGGAAGTGGGTGCCACGCTGGCGGACCAGGATCTCACCGGCGTTGACGGTCTGACCGCCGAAGCGCTTCACGCCGAGCCGCTGAGCATTGGAATCGCGCCCGTTCCGAGTGGACGATGCGCCCTTCTTGTGTGCCATGTGTTCTCAGTCCCTTACTTCGCAGCCGTGGGGATACCGGTGACCTTGATCGCCGTGTACTGCTGGCGGTGACCCTGGCGACGGCGGTAGCCGGTCTTGTTCTTGTAGCGAAGGATGTCGATCTTCGCGCCCTTGTGGTGGTCCACGACCTCGGCCGTGACCTTGATACCGGCAAGCACCCACGGGTCACTCGTCACGGCGTCGCCGTCGACAACGAGCAGCGTAGAGAGCTCTACGGTGTCGCCAACCTTGGCGGTGGGAAGCTTGTCAACCTCAACGATGTCGTCGACAGCAACCTTGTGCTGGCGACCACCGCTGCGCACGATGGCGTACACGGATCTCTCTCTCGCTCGGAACGGGACCCCCGCAGTCCAGCCGCCCGTCCAGATGCACGGTCGGCCTCTCCCGAGCGCCGGGGGCGCCGGAAGGGAAATCAGGTTTACAGGGGTAGGACGTGCCTAGTAACACGCCGACGGTCAAGATTACGGGGCTGGGCCGGACGGGTCAAACCGGCTTCTCACCGTCCGGCGGCAGCGGCTTGACACCCTTGCACAGGTCGGTGCTGTCGGCCTTGCCCGGCCAGGCGACGGCCCCTACCCGGTCGAAGTGGCCGCGGTACGCGTCGTGCACGGAATCGTCGTCGACCTTCACGATCGCCTCGTCGTTCTCACGCAGCGCCGGAGCCGTGTAGTTCTGCGAGCCGGTGAAGGAGAGCTTGTTCCGCTTGCCGTCGTACATGCCGTCGATGAGCAGGTACTTCGAGTGGATGATGTAGGGCGTTGTCAGCTTGGTGCCGGGGTGCAGCGGGTCCCGGTCGTCGTTGAAGCAGCGCACGGTCGGCCCGCCGGCCTTGTGCAGGGCCTCCCAGGTGCCAGGGGTGCCGCCCTGGCTCTTGGCGCTGTCGGTCTCGGCGTAGACGATGCTGACCGTGCAGCCCGCCTTCTTGAGCGAGACGAGCTTGTCGGCGATCTGCTTGCGGGTGATCTTGAAGATCGAGGCACGGATGTTGGTGTGCCTGGCCACCCCGGCCGCGTCCTTGTAGTTGCACTGCACGTTGTTCAGGACCGAGTACATGGTGTCGGTCTCGTTGACCGTGCCGGAGCGCGGGAAGAAGTACGCCTTGTAGAGGCCGTCGCTCACCGTGCGGTAGTCCCAGTTCCGCCAGTCCTTGCGGATCATCTCGGCGAAGTAGTCGGCGTAGGCCTCGTACATCGTCGGGTTGTTCGGGAGCTGCAGCGCGTCGTTGTAGAACTTCGTGTGCGCGGAGGGCGTCGAGTTCGACGTGGTCTGTACGACGACGTCCCTGGCGCCCTCGACCTGCGAGAACAGCCAGAACTTGTTGTGCATGATCGACTTGCCGTACTTGGGGTCACCCAGGCAGGACTTGTCGGCCGGGCAGAGCGTCACGAAGGACGGCTTGTCGCGGTCGGTGCCGAGCTCCGTCGCCAGCCTGGCGTACGAGGTGTTCGTGGGGCGGTCGCTCCTGCTGGTCTCGTCGAGCACCATCTGCACGTTCACGCCCCGGTGCTTGGCCGCCACGAGCGCGTCGACGACCGAGGCCTCCCACACGTGGTAGACCGCGACCTTGATGGTCGAGCCGGGCACCGCGGCGTTCGTCAGGTCGATCAGCCTGGTCCGGATCGCGTGCTGCTGCTCCGGTGTGCCCTTCGGGTCGTTGAAGAGCGGTGCCTCCACCAGCGGCGGCTCCCCGTCGGCCGCCGCCGTCCCCACGGCGCTGACGGACTGGATCCCCGCCGCCGACAGGACGGTGGCCAGCGCGACCGCCTGGCGTCCGCCCTTGATCTGTTTCACGGCACGGTGACGTCCCGTGCCTTTCAGGCGACCCTGCGCCATCGTGCGTCCCCTCCCTGACACGAGCGCGACGTCTCCCCGGACGCCACGCGCGTGTGTTCTTTCACCAACCGCATGAGTTTTACAGGTACTTCACCACGTGCCAACAGACGGGCGCCCCCGGCGTGGCCACATCACCACACCGGGGGCGCCCGGTCACCTGTACGAACGGCGAAGGACCAGGTCAGCCCTCGTCGGCCGCGGCGGCCTTGACACCGGACGGTGCCTGCTCCGCAGCGGCGGTCTTCTTCGTCGTCTTCGACGCCTTCTTGGCCGTCGTCTTCTTGGCGGCCGTCTTCTTGGCCGCGGTCTTCTTGGCGGCGGCCTTCTTCGCGGGCGCCTTCTTGGCGGCGGTCTTACGCGCCGTCTTCTTGGCCGGAGCGGCTTCCTCGGCCTCGGTCTCGGCCTTGTCCGAAGCGGTCTCCGGGGCCTGAGCGGCCTTCTCCGCCGACGGGACGACCAGGACGGCCGCCTCATCGGACGCGGTCGGCGCGGTGGCCTTGCGGACCGCACGACGGCGCGGGCGGGCCGGGGCGGCGTCCGCGACCGGCTCGGCGGCGACAGGCTCGGCGACCGGCTCCGCGACGGGCTCGGCCTTCGGCGCCTCGGCCACGATCACCTCGGCGGCCTCGGGCTCGGCGCTCCCCGCGGACTTCGGCGAACCGGCGGGCGACGTCGCCTTGCGGGTCGCACGACGGCGCGTACGCCCCTTGGGGGCCGCGTCGTCCGCGGGCGCCTCGGGGGCCACCTCGACGACCGGGTCCTCGGCGGCGGCCGGAGTCTCGACCACGGGGGCCTCGACCACCGGAGCCTCGTCCTCGGCCGTGGCGGCCTTGCGGGACCTGGACCGCTTCTCCGCCTTGGGCGCGCTCTCCGCCCTGGGCGCGGTGTCCGCCTTCGGGGCGCCGGCCGGAGCCGAGGCCCGACGGGTCGCCCTGCGGCGCGAACGGCCGCCGCGGGACGCCGCGGCCTCGGCCTCGGACGCGCTGCTGTACAGCTCCTCGTCCGGGACGAAGTCGGGCTCCGGAAGCGCCACCGGGGCGGCTGCTTCCGCGGCGACCTCGGCCTCGGTCTCGGTCTCGACCTCGTCCGTGGCCTCGTGCTCGTGCGTGTGCTCCTGGCCCTGCTCCGAGCCGCCGCGGCCGCGCTTCTTGCGCTTGCCGCCGCCACCGGCGGAGGTCGGCTGCTCCATGTGCACGATCACGCCACGGCCGTTGCAGTGGACGCAGGTCTCGGAGAAGGACTCCAGGAGGCCCTGGCCGACCCGCTTACGGGTCATCTGCACGAGGCCCAGCGAGGTGACCTCGGCCACCTGGTGCTTCGTACGGTCGCGGCCCAGGCATTCGAGCAGCCTGCGCAGGACCAGGTCGCGGTTGGACTCCAGGACCATGTCGATGAAGTCGATGACGACGATGCCGCCGAGGTCACGCAGGCGCAGCTGGCGCACGATCTCCTCGGCCGCCTCGAGGTTGTTCCTCGTGACGGTCTCTTCGAGGTTGCCGCCCTGGCCGGTGAACTTTCCGGTGTTGACGTCGACGACGATCATCGCCTCGGTCTTGTCGATCACCAGCGAGCCGCCGCTGGGCAGCCAGACCTTGCGGTCGAGCGCCTTCATCAGCTGCTCGTCGATGCGGTACGTCGCGAAGACGTCGACCTCGGAGGTCCAGCGCTGCAGGCGGTCGGCCAGGTCGGGGGCGACATGGGAGACGTATCCGTGGATGGTCTCCCAGGCGTCGTCACCGCTGACGATGACCTTCGAGAAGTCCTCGTTGAAGATGTCGCGGACGACACGGACGGTCATGTCCGGCTCGCCGTACAGCAGGCCGGGCGCGCTCGTCGAGGCCGCCTTCGACTTCTTCTGGATGTCCTCCCACTGCTGCTGCAGACGCTCGACGTCACGGCGCAGCTCGTCCTCGCTCGCGCCCTCGGCGGCGGTGCGCACGATGACGCCCGCGTCCTCGGGGACGATCTTCTTGAGGATGGTCTTCAGACGCGCGCGCTCGGTGTCGGGCAGCTTGCGGCTGATGCCGGTCATCGAGCCCTCGGGCACGTAGACCAGGTAGCGGCCGGGCAGCGAGACCTGGCTGGTGAGGCGGGCGCCCTTGTGGCCGATCGGGTCCTTCGTGACCTGCACGAGGACCGACTGGCCCGACTTGAG
This region includes:
- the proB gene encoding glutamate 5-kinase, coding for MGSSGSIGEVVAGARQGVAEAHRVVVKVGSSSLTTASGGLDADRVDALVDVLAKSRSGGEREIVLVSSGSIAAGLSPLGLRRRPKDLARQQAAASVGQGLLMARYTASFARYGVRVGQVLLTSDDMARRAHHRNASRTFDQLLAMGALPVVNENDTVATDEIRFGDNDRLAALVAHLVHADLLVLLSDVDGLYDGDPARPGTSRISEVTGPADIAHVQIGSAGKAGVGTGGMVTKVEAARIAAAAGIPVVLTSASQAADALAGRDTGTYFHRTGRRSGDRLLWLQHASEPRGALTLDDGAVRAVVEGRKSLLPAGIAAVEGDFAAGDPVELRDAAGRAVARGLVNFDAKELPQLLGRSTRDLARELGPAYEREVVHRDDLVLLHD
- the obgE gene encoding GTPase ObgE, whose translation is MTTFVDRVELHVAAGSGGHGCASVHREKFKPLGGPDGGNGGRGGDVILVVDQSVTTLLDYHHSPHRKATNGAPGAGDNRSGKDGQDLVLPVPDGTVILDKQGNVLADLVGQGTTYVASQGGRGGLGNAALASARRKAPGFALLGEPGDEGDVVLELKTVADVALVGYPSAGKSSLISVLSAAKPKIADYPFTTLVPNLGVVTAGSTVYTIADVPGLIPGASQGKGLGLEFLRHVERCSVLVHVLDTATLESDRDPVSDLDIIEAELREYGAGLENRPRVVVLNKIDVPDGQDLADLVRPDLEARGYRVFEVSAVAHKGLKELSFALAEIVAAGRAAKPKEEATRIVIRPKAVDDAGFTVKLGDDGIYRVRGEKPERWVRQTDFNNDEAVGYLADRLNRLGVEEELMKAGARTGDGVAIGPEDNAVVFDWEPTVMAGAEMLGRRGEDHRLEAPRPAAQRRRDRDAERDEAEKAYDDFDPF
- the rpmA gene encoding 50S ribosomal protein L27 is translated as MAHKKGASSTRNGRDSNAQRLGVKRFGGQTVNAGEILVRQRGTHFHPGSSVGRGKDDTLFALAAGAVEFGTHRGRKVVNIVPVA
- the rplU gene encoding 50S ribosomal protein L21; the protein is MYAIVRSGGRQHKVAVDDIVEVDKLPTAKVGDTVELSTLLVVDGDAVTSDPWVLAGIKVTAEVVDHHKGAKIDILRYKNKTGYRRRQGHRQQYTAIKVTGIPTAAK
- a CDS encoding phospholipase D-like domain-containing protein; translated protein: MKQIKGGRQAVALATVLSAAGIQSVSAVGTAAADGEPPLVEAPLFNDPKGTPEQQHAIRTRLIDLTNAAVPGSTIKVAVYHVWEASVVDALVAAKHRGVNVQMVLDETSRSDRPTNTSYARLATELGTDRDKPSFVTLCPADKSCLGDPKYGKSIMHNKFWLFSQVEGARDVVVQTTSNSTPSAHTKFYNDALQLPNNPTMYEAYADYFAEMIRKDWRNWDYRTVSDGLYKAYFFPRSGTVNETDTMYSVLNNVQCNYKDAAGVARHTNIRASIFKITRKQIADKLVSLKKAGCTVSIVYAETDSAKSQGGTPGTWEALHKAGGPTVRCFNDDRDPLHPGTKLTTPYIIHSKYLLIDGMYDGKRNKLSFTGSQNYTAPALRENDEAIVKVDDDSVHDAYRGHFDRVGAVAWPGKADSTDLCKGVKPLPPDGEKPV
- a CDS encoding Rne/Rng family ribonuclease — protein: MHEPNEPTEGSDNNSPSDTLPPRRRRRAASRPAGPPVGATEGAESTAPAIPATPAAEEPAKAVTPEPAAAEEAAPAPRPRRRATRRASAPAGAPQGAETPAETPAAEPAAAAADAEPEESAPAPRRRRATRRASAPAGAPQGAQTPAETPVAAEPAVEEPAAEVAPEAQPEAGDAAPRRGRRRATRGSSAPAAQTQAAEQAPAEPTADAAPAEAKQAPEPEAAEEDAPSGRRPRRATRKAAAGFSAPAPARARKARAGDGEEGSGRKPRPAVAVFQAPVFAAPMFQTPESAAAAAAAEAADEPAEEVEAEPVAAAPVAEEETAPRRRRRRGRASDEQPAAEQPAKAAPQAVEEPAEPEEAEDTAADSDTDNDESDDSGERHGRRRRRGGRRRRRGESADDSGEQDADAEADSDTDAAEQDTEPAAAEESDDDSDDNGSGSGSSSSRRRRRRRRRAGDSGEAESASDGDPERTVVKVREPRKKEERELGTGVDEVTSIKGSTRLEAKKQRRREGREQGRRRVPIITEAEFLARREAVERVMVVRQNGERTQIGVLEDNVLVEHYVNKEQATSYVGNVYLGKVQNVLPSMEAAFIDIGKGRNAVLYAGEVNFEALGMANGPRRIESALKSGQSVLVQVTKDPIGHKGARLTSQVSLPGRYLVYVPEGSMTGISRKLPDTERARLKTILKKIVPEDAGVIVRTAAEGASEDELRRDVERLQQQWEDIQKKSKAASTSAPGLLYGEPDMTVRVVRDIFNEDFSKVIVSGDDAWETIHGYVSHVAPDLADRLQRWTSEVDVFATYRIDEQLMKALDRKVWLPSGGSLVIDKTEAMIVVDVNTGKFTGQGGNLEETVTRNNLEAAEEIVRQLRLRDLGGIVVIDFIDMVLESNRDLVLRRLLECLGRDRTKHQVAEVTSLGLVQMTRKRVGQGLLESFSETCVHCNGRGVIVHMEQPTSAGGGGKRKKRGRGGSEQGQEHTHEHEATDEVETETEAEVAAEAAAPVALPEPDFVPDEELYSSASEAEAAASRGGRSRRRATRRASAPAGAPKADTAPRAESAPKAEKRSRSRKAATAEDEAPVVEAPVVETPAAAEDPVVEVAPEAPADDAAPKGRTRRRATRKATSPAGSPKSAGSAEPEAAEVIVAEAPKAEPVAEPVAEPVAAEPVADAAPARPRRRAVRKATAPTASDEAAVLVVPSAEKAAQAPETASDKAETEAEEAAPAKKTARKTAAKKAPAKKAAAKKTAAKKTAAKKTTAKKASKTTKKTAAAEQAPSGVKAAAADEG